From Lycium ferocissimum isolate CSIRO_LF1 chromosome 12, AGI_CSIRO_Lferr_CH_V1, whole genome shotgun sequence, one genomic window encodes:
- the LOC132040941 gene encoding protein REVEILLE 6-like → MTKDHPGLSVGKVTQNRSSSSNESVPKICTTKKTNDQGKEQNKKQRRVMPDFARVCRFIHSVFDPSANAISIIQCYWKYSSPSQSYSSEVR, encoded by the exons ATGACAAAAG ATCATCCAGGATTGTCAGTTGGAAAAGTTACCCAAAATCgcagtagtagtagtaatgaAAGCGTCCCTAAGATTTGTACAACTAAGAAAACTAACGATCAAGGGAAGGAGCAAAATAAGAAGCAACGGAGAG TTATGCCAGACTTTGCTCGGGTGTGCAGGTTCATCCACAGTGTCTTTGATCCAAGTGCAAATGCCATTTCGATTATACAATGTTATTGGAAATACTCTAGTCCCTCACA gtCCTACAGTAGTGAAGTCCGATAA